The Chelonia mydas isolate rCheMyd1 chromosome 3, rCheMyd1.pri.v2, whole genome shotgun sequence genome includes a region encoding these proteins:
- the TUBE1 gene encoding tubulin epsilon chain isoform X1 codes for MTQSVVVQVGQCGNQIGCRFWDLALREHAAVNKKGIYDEALSSFFRNVDTRNDGDGADIHKGKIFSLKARALLIDMEEGVVNEILQGPLRDVFDSKQLITDVSGSGNNWAVGHKLYGCRYREHIVEKLRRTAEHCDCLQCFFVIHSMGGGTGSGLGTFVLNVLEDEFPEVYRFVTSVYPSGEDDVITSPYNSVLAMKELNEHADCVLPIENESLFSIVSKIHQMTNSRKLGSTVKQNSLLTSSAGSIKTEQEKPFDAMNNIVANLLLNLTSSARFEGSLNMDLNEISMNLVPFPRLHYLVSSLTPLYTLADVNVPSRRLDQMFSDAFSKDHQLIQADPKHSLYLACALLVRGNVQVSDLRRNIERLKPSLHFVSWNQEGWKTGLCSVPPVGHSHSLLALANNTCVKPTFTELKDRFLKLYKKKAHLHHYLHVDGMEQSCFSEAISSLSDLIEEYNQLDATKGAPRTDPSRLKIAM; via the exons ATGACCCAGTCGGTGGTGGTGCAGG TGGGCCAGTGCGGGAACCAGATCGGCTGCCGCTTCTGGGACCTGGCGCTGAGGGAACACGCCGCCGTCAACAAG AAAGGAATTTATGATGAAGCATTAAGCAGCTTCTTTAGAAATGTGGATACCAG AAATGATGGTGATGGTGCTGATATTCACAAAGGAAAAATCTTCTCTTTAAAAGCACGA GCTCTCTTGATTGACATGGAGGAGGGTGTAGTGAATGAAATTCTGCAGGGGCCATTGAGAGATGTGTTTGATAGCAAGCAGCTCATCACAGATGTTTCTGGTTCAGGGAACAACTG GGCTGTAGGTCATAAACTGTATGGCTGTCGGTACCGGGAACACATTGTGGAAAAGCTGAGGAGGACGGCAGAACACTGCGACTGTCTGCAGTGTTTTTTTGTAATTCATTCAATGGGAGGTG GGACAGGATCTGGTCTTGGTACTTTTGTACTAAATGTGCTTGAGGATGAGTTCCCGGAAGTATATAGATTTGTTACTTCAGTTTACCCTTCTGGGGAGGATGACGTCATTACTTCTCCATATAATAGTGTTCTGGCTATGAAGGAACTTAATGAGCATGCGGACTGTGTGCTTCCAAttgaaaatgaa TCTTTATTTTCTATAGTTAGTAAAATTCATCAGATGACCAATTCTAGAAAGCTAGGATCAACTGTGAAACAAAACAGCTTGTTAACCTCAAGTGCAGGCAGTATCAAAACTGAGCAGGAGAAGCCATTTGATGCTATGAACAATATTGTGGCCAACTTGCTGCTGAACCTGACAAG CTCTGCCAGGTTTGAAGGTTCCCTTAATATGGATCTTAATGAAATCAGCATGAATTTGGTTCCCTTTCCTCGACTTCATTACCTGGTTTCCAGCTTGACTCCTCTGTATACATTGGCTGATGTTAATGTACCTTCTAGAAG gTTGGATCAAATGTTTTCAGATGCTTTCAGTAAAGATCACCAGTTGATTCAAGCAGACCCAAAGCATAGCTTGTACCTTGCCTGTGCACTTCTGGTTCGAGGAAATGTACAGGTTTCAGACCTTCGCAGAAACATTGAAAG GTTGAAGCCTTCCCTTCATTTTGTCTCATGGAATCAAGAAGGCTGGAAAACTGGCTTATGTTCAGTACCTCCTGTGGGCCATTCTCACTCACTGTTGGCATTAGCAAACAATACTTGTGTGAAACCGACCTTTACAGAGCTCAAAGACAGATTCTTGAAGCTCTACAAGAAAAAG GCTCACCTTCACCATTACTTGCACGTTGATGGGATGGAGCAAAGCTGCTTCTCCGAAGCCATATCATCCTTGTCAGACCTAATAGAGGAGTATAACCAGCTAGATGCCACTAAAGGTgcacccagaacagatccctcaAGACTGAAGATAGCTATGTAA
- the TUBE1 gene encoding tubulin epsilon chain isoform X3, whose protein sequence is MEEGVVNEILQGPLRDVFDSKQLITDVSGSGNNWAVGHKLYGCRYREHIVEKLRRTAEHCDCLQCFFVIHSMGGGTGSGLGTFVLNVLEDEFPEVYRFVTSVYPSGEDDVITSPYNSVLAMKELNEHADCVLPIENESLFSIVSKIHQMTNSRKLGSTVKQNSLLTSSAGSIKTEQEKPFDAMNNIVANLLLNLTSSARFEGSLNMDLNEISMNLVPFPRLHYLVSSLTPLYTLADVNVPSRRLDQMFSDAFSKDHQLIQADPKHSLYLACALLVRGNVQVSDLRRNIERLKPSLHFVSWNQEGWKTGLCSVPPVGHSHSLLALANNTCVKPTFTELKDRFLKLYKKKAHLHHYLHVDGMEQSCFSEAISSLSDLIEEYNQLDATKGAPRTDPSRLKIAM, encoded by the exons ATGGAGGAGGGTGTAGTGAATGAAATTCTGCAGGGGCCATTGAGAGATGTGTTTGATAGCAAGCAGCTCATCACAGATGTTTCTGGTTCAGGGAACAACTG GGCTGTAGGTCATAAACTGTATGGCTGTCGGTACCGGGAACACATTGTGGAAAAGCTGAGGAGGACGGCAGAACACTGCGACTGTCTGCAGTGTTTTTTTGTAATTCATTCAATGGGAGGTG GGACAGGATCTGGTCTTGGTACTTTTGTACTAAATGTGCTTGAGGATGAGTTCCCGGAAGTATATAGATTTGTTACTTCAGTTTACCCTTCTGGGGAGGATGACGTCATTACTTCTCCATATAATAGTGTTCTGGCTATGAAGGAACTTAATGAGCATGCGGACTGTGTGCTTCCAAttgaaaatgaa TCTTTATTTTCTATAGTTAGTAAAATTCATCAGATGACCAATTCTAGAAAGCTAGGATCAACTGTGAAACAAAACAGCTTGTTAACCTCAAGTGCAGGCAGTATCAAAACTGAGCAGGAGAAGCCATTTGATGCTATGAACAATATTGTGGCCAACTTGCTGCTGAACCTGACAAG CTCTGCCAGGTTTGAAGGTTCCCTTAATATGGATCTTAATGAAATCAGCATGAATTTGGTTCCCTTTCCTCGACTTCATTACCTGGTTTCCAGCTTGACTCCTCTGTATACATTGGCTGATGTTAATGTACCTTCTAGAAG gTTGGATCAAATGTTTTCAGATGCTTTCAGTAAAGATCACCAGTTGATTCAAGCAGACCCAAAGCATAGCTTGTACCTTGCCTGTGCACTTCTGGTTCGAGGAAATGTACAGGTTTCAGACCTTCGCAGAAACATTGAAAG GTTGAAGCCTTCCCTTCATTTTGTCTCATGGAATCAAGAAGGCTGGAAAACTGGCTTATGTTCAGTACCTCCTGTGGGCCATTCTCACTCACTGTTGGCATTAGCAAACAATACTTGTGTGAAACCGACCTTTACAGAGCTCAAAGACAGATTCTTGAAGCTCTACAAGAAAAAG GCTCACCTTCACCATTACTTGCACGTTGATGGGATGGAGCAAAGCTGCTTCTCCGAAGCCATATCATCCTTGTCAGACCTAATAGAGGAGTATAACCAGCTAGATGCCACTAAAGGTgcacccagaacagatccctcaAGACTGAAGATAGCTATGTAA
- the TUBE1 gene encoding tubulin epsilon chain isoform X2, which yields MTQSVVVQVGQCGNQIGCRFWDLALREHAAVNKKGIYDEALSSFFRNVDTRNDGDGADIHKGKIFSLKARALLIDMEEGVVNEILQGPLRDVFDSKQLITDVSGSGNNWAVGHKLYGCRYREHIVEKLRRTAEHCDCLQCFFVIHSMGGTGSGLGTFVLNVLEDEFPEVYRFVTSVYPSGEDDVITSPYNSVLAMKELNEHADCVLPIENESLFSIVSKIHQMTNSRKLGSTVKQNSLLTSSAGSIKTEQEKPFDAMNNIVANLLLNLTSSARFEGSLNMDLNEISMNLVPFPRLHYLVSSLTPLYTLADVNVPSRRLDQMFSDAFSKDHQLIQADPKHSLYLACALLVRGNVQVSDLRRNIERLKPSLHFVSWNQEGWKTGLCSVPPVGHSHSLLALANNTCVKPTFTELKDRFLKLYKKKAHLHHYLHVDGMEQSCFSEAISSLSDLIEEYNQLDATKGAPRTDPSRLKIAM from the exons ATGACCCAGTCGGTGGTGGTGCAGG TGGGCCAGTGCGGGAACCAGATCGGCTGCCGCTTCTGGGACCTGGCGCTGAGGGAACACGCCGCCGTCAACAAG AAAGGAATTTATGATGAAGCATTAAGCAGCTTCTTTAGAAATGTGGATACCAG AAATGATGGTGATGGTGCTGATATTCACAAAGGAAAAATCTTCTCTTTAAAAGCACGA GCTCTCTTGATTGACATGGAGGAGGGTGTAGTGAATGAAATTCTGCAGGGGCCATTGAGAGATGTGTTTGATAGCAAGCAGCTCATCACAGATGTTTCTGGTTCAGGGAACAACTG GGCTGTAGGTCATAAACTGTATGGCTGTCGGTACCGGGAACACATTGTGGAAAAGCTGAGGAGGACGGCAGAACACTGCGACTGTCTGCAGTGTTTTTTTGTAATTCATTCAATGGGAG GGACAGGATCTGGTCTTGGTACTTTTGTACTAAATGTGCTTGAGGATGAGTTCCCGGAAGTATATAGATTTGTTACTTCAGTTTACCCTTCTGGGGAGGATGACGTCATTACTTCTCCATATAATAGTGTTCTGGCTATGAAGGAACTTAATGAGCATGCGGACTGTGTGCTTCCAAttgaaaatgaa TCTTTATTTTCTATAGTTAGTAAAATTCATCAGATGACCAATTCTAGAAAGCTAGGATCAACTGTGAAACAAAACAGCTTGTTAACCTCAAGTGCAGGCAGTATCAAAACTGAGCAGGAGAAGCCATTTGATGCTATGAACAATATTGTGGCCAACTTGCTGCTGAACCTGACAAG CTCTGCCAGGTTTGAAGGTTCCCTTAATATGGATCTTAATGAAATCAGCATGAATTTGGTTCCCTTTCCTCGACTTCATTACCTGGTTTCCAGCTTGACTCCTCTGTATACATTGGCTGATGTTAATGTACCTTCTAGAAG gTTGGATCAAATGTTTTCAGATGCTTTCAGTAAAGATCACCAGTTGATTCAAGCAGACCCAAAGCATAGCTTGTACCTTGCCTGTGCACTTCTGGTTCGAGGAAATGTACAGGTTTCAGACCTTCGCAGAAACATTGAAAG GTTGAAGCCTTCCCTTCATTTTGTCTCATGGAATCAAGAAGGCTGGAAAACTGGCTTATGTTCAGTACCTCCTGTGGGCCATTCTCACTCACTGTTGGCATTAGCAAACAATACTTGTGTGAAACCGACCTTTACAGAGCTCAAAGACAGATTCTTGAAGCTCTACAAGAAAAAG GCTCACCTTCACCATTACTTGCACGTTGATGGGATGGAGCAAAGCTGCTTCTCCGAAGCCATATCATCCTTGTCAGACCTAATAGAGGAGTATAACCAGCTAGATGCCACTAAAGGTgcacccagaacagatccctcaAGACTGAAGATAGCTATGTAA